A segment of the Ammospiza caudacuta isolate bAmmCau1 chromosome 2, bAmmCau1.pri, whole genome shotgun sequence genome:
attaaaaaatgcGTATTTCACCACCCCCTGCTCCAAGAGACCTCCAGGTTTTCTAACCAACAATTTCAAGGACCATAGTTTCAGGAGTTTCAGCACTTCCATGAGACACAAGGGAAACAAGACAGAGAAATAAGGAGAGGAAGAGTAGATCCTGCTGAAAACTTTGTTCATTTAATGAAGGGAGTAGAAAAACTTGTGCTTCATTAGAGTGCAATCAATGAATACTAAAGATGACAGTAAACATGCCAGGTGCTGACAGCCACATGGCTACTCCATAATCATGGAAAGGCTTCACTTCTCACAAGGCACTCAGAATCAGGGTCATAGTGTCAGGTTCAGAGGGGTGTCTCAGATTATTCCATGCTTTGTTCCCACAGATCCATACCCTGAGCTTGGTTTAGCTGTTCTACCCAGCAAAAGGGAGTTCTGAGCTAGTGAAGGTTTCATTCCCATGTGCTGACCACTTTAATGAAAAGCTTCATCTTGCCAGCGTAATGCTCTTTAAATTGACCATCCTTGCAGTACTTGTGCCTTTTGATCCACTGCCTCTCATAAAACTGGCTAACCTTTAAGTTCATTATGTTCTTAAAAATATTGCTATGTTCTTAAAATCATTGCTCTGCATTTAGAGAGTGAAACTATTCACCAAATTAGTATGTCATATCTGAGCTACCTACCTTTAAATTTCTAGTTCCTCCATTTAAGTGGAATTGACTTGCCATGGCACAATGAAAAGAAGATCAATAATTACAGACTCCAATTTGCAATAGATTTGTTAAACTTCACTCCCTGCTGTCATATCCTCAATAGTTATGGTTAAAGCTACAATCTGTTCTAGCTACACTATATATGCCTCAGCCTTCCAAACACACAAAGGAAACCAGCTGGAAACACTGCACTTAATGTTATCAGTGAAGACTGTATCAATCTACATGACTGTGCCCTCAAGAGGTTACAGACAGCATAACTTCCACCTCAGCTGTCATTTCTTTGAATCAGTCCAAGAGAGATGCCCAGGAGGCATGGTCTGAGAGACCACAGCAGCAGTTTTCCAGCTGTGGACTGACATCCACTGCACCAAAGGCTAGCCTTGGGGAGTTGGACATTTCTTGTCACCCACCACCAAATTGTCTTAGAAAAAGCTAAAAGCGTCATTTTTCATGCAAGCAGTTGCTGTAATGGCTACAGAGCTGCCACGTGATCATGTATGGGAAAGGAAGCGGCTCCCACAACTACAAATGGGGGGAGAAGTCTACGATGCAATCTTTCTAGTAGGAACAGAAACTCGACATGTTTCGTCCCAGAGTCACCTTAAAATACATGTATACTCTGTAGCCAGGATCATCTGAAATAGCAAATACAGACTAAATACATAGGAACAAGCAATATCCAAAGAGCCCTTCTGACTCTGCCTAGATCTGCAATTTCTTGCAGGTTCTGCCACTCAACTTTTATCAGAAGAGCAGATTTATGGTAAAAGGACTCATGAATAATTCACTCCCTTGAGCTGCCACATGCAACTTGGGGAAATCCCAGCTATAAAACCTTGGCACCATTTAGCTAACACAAGCTGCATTACTTTTTTACAGGTGTTATTCCACTGACCTACTTGGAGTTATTCCTCCTTCACAGCGCTAGAAGAAAAGGATCAGGCTGCTTGCCTACCACCTCTGGTAAGCAAACTTCTCTGCCACGTCTTCACAGCAGTAAAAATGCTTCTAGTGTTGGACTAAGTTTTAGCTTTGGCTCACCACAGCATTAGTGGCTTGTATATCTTCTCTGCTCTTGGGCCTCCATAATAATCCATTATTTGTTGGCTTATCTCCTCCTCAAGTCTGTGTTTTTAAATCATGTTGAGAAACTTACTTGGATCCTAAACAAAAGGAGCACAAGTAAAGCCATAAACTAGCTACACTGAACCTGTCTTTATGCTGGTTTCTAACTTCAAGAGAAATATGGTTTATTCCAACACTCATCCTCTGCCATTGGAGCAAGAGCACAAGCAGGGTATGGGTGCAGATGCCTCAAACAAAGTGAAACCGTTTATCCACCCTCCCTGTCCTAACACAGAGGATGAATTAATAGCATCACTCAGTGGCTGCTTATTTTCCTAGGCTTTTCCTTACATAAAGCTAGGTAGGAGTTCTActtcacaatttaaaaaaaaaacaacaacaataacaacaacaaaaaaacaacccaacatTTATAAGGGTTTTATTTGATTAGATGTCTATGTGGAGACCAGCTAAAATGACAACAACTGAACTGCCACCAAGCCACATTCAAAGCCCACATCGTGGTACAGAACTACACCTACCACTGCATTACAGGGAACAAAGAGCTGGCATTCCCTGTTTGTAAATAAGGTGAACAGCTCACGACTATCTTgacataaaacaaaataataattatagGGCCTAAGTCAGACAACTGACTAAATGTAGTCATGTTATTTAAACAATTAACCTACACTGATTTATAGCAGCTAAGCATCTGATGAGGGATTAAGAAACTCCTCTTTACTCTAATATGTCCCTTTAGTTTATCCATATTACTGGCTTTCACCACCTGGCCTCTCCGTTGTGCCCCCACAGGTATGTTTTAAGCAGGTTAAAAAATGACAGTCCTCACTTTGGTCTCTTCTTACACACTTCCAGCAGTGCTGAATGAAATGCGAGACAACCATAAAAGCCAGTAGAGGGGAAAATTAGACATGCTGCGTAACTAATTTCTGAACTGTAAGCAAAGTTGTTGgcaattttcatttcatatcaCAGGTTCATGTTTCTTTGAACTGCCACCTACTGAGAAGAAGCACTAGCTGCTCATGCCCTTCCAGGCAGGACGGGATGCTGCCTGGTCAGCTTGGACAAGCACAAGAGGTTGCCATGGTGTGCTCTGAAAGGAACCTCTCACCTCCTTCTCCAGGAGCCACATCCTGCCTCAGAGAAGGGTGCATGACTTCAGCCCACAGCAGCATCATGGGGAGCAGGgttcctcctgcatccctggccaCGTGCCCAGCGCTGGAGCTGTTGTGTTTGCTGGGGTGGCTGTAGGCAAACAGCTGTGAGCTggcctgccagccctgctccacagGCACACGGGGGAGCGTGGTCACGAGAAAGGGGCCAAATGCAAATTAAAACCAGATGAGCCGAGACAGCAGTTGGAAAGAGGGGGTGGTTAAATCCTGTGACGGCTCTAAGTGAAAACAGTCAGACAAAGCGGGCTTGCAGATTGTCACCGAACTGAGAACCTCCTCCACCCCCAACTGCCTGGCTGGAACTGTATAATGGAGCAGGTTTCAAaaaccacagctcccagcagagttaactctccagcagctgctgcacttTCAAACTGTCAGACAGATTGAACACGGGAATGCCTGTGGGTCACAAAGCTGAGGGAAGGGTAAAGTGATAGGGTCAGCTTGCTCCAAAGTGCGGAAACTACTCAAAAATTTGGAGACAAGACTTCCTGCGGCCAGGAGGGAGTTACACTGGTATCGTCTGGCTGAAAGCTTGGCACAGGGCCCTTTCCCAGCCTCAGCTGTCCTCACCAAGCTGGACAGTTAGTGGAGTTTTTGTCTTGTGCTTCCTTATAAGCTGCAGTCGTGGTATGTAACCAGACTGCCCTTGCAGGGCAAGAGCCTGTTTGGAGGGGAGAGAAACAGGAGTTTCACTAAGAGTCCACTCCTTTGGGGGATGAGCCAGGGAGCCTGGCTGGGACCAGACACTGCAGGGCACCCAAAAAGGCTGGCACCTGCACTGCCTCAGCACCCAAAGCTCAGAGAAACACGTTACCTTATGGGGGCAAGTGCGTGTGTGTGGTGGAGCGCTTGCATCAGGCAAAAGTGAGTGCCACTGATCCGCATGTCACCAATGACAAGAGGGTGATGATTTACTGGGAAAAGTGCCCTGTAAAAAGCATGCTTGTGGATCCTACTTATTGTCTCATACCCTTCAAATACTCTTACAGTTACAAAGACGCCACACAATTACAAGTTGGAAAAAGGAGCAGAGGTAATTCTCCCACACGCTGTCTAGCCCATGGAGCCAACAAACCTGTGGCACCATCAGCAGGCGGCATGGGTCAGCCAGGCCAACAGGGCTCCTCCCAGGAGATGGTGGGCCACCTCCACAAGGGATAAACAGTCCACACTTCAAACCTGGGCCAAAGCTTGTTGCCAGATAcatgcagctgcagagagcagagttGGAGGGAGCTCTGCCAGTAATAGGggtaaaaaggagaaagagaagttGTTCTCACACAACACAGCCTCTCTTCTGCCAAACCACAATGCTTCATGTGGATCTGTAGCCCACATGCTTCTCCAGGTACCTCCAACTCAGCTATGCTGTGATGGAGACTACAGTCCACAAAACTGCTGAGAAGATGCTGGCTCACAGAAGTCAACTTGCCACGCAGCTCTCAAAGGTCACATAATGACCAGACAGAGACTTGAGCACAAGAGACCATGGGCCACTGTGTCTTTGGGCCACATTCAGGCAGCCACATAAGCAGCTCAGCCCTTGAGGGAGCCAAGTGGTCTCCCTTCTAGGAGAAGGTTTGAATGGCCCCCTTCTCTTCCCAAAGCACCAGAAGAGTCTCCACACGAGCAAACAAACAGCCTggacatccccatcccctcaccACAAGAGCACTTACCCCCCAGGAACTGGATGCCTCCTGCCACCCTGCCCACAGTCCTGGAGATGAGCTCGGACACACAACAGCCCATGAGCGCTGTCAGGgccaccaggagcagcagcccgcAGCCCAGGCCCGTCACCACGGTGCAGATCCTCCACTCGGCGCTCGGGATGGCCTGGAAGGAGGCATAGCGGCCACACTGCTCCACCATCACGGTCATCTGGCGGCTCTCGTCCCGCACCGGGTAAGAACACCTCCGGAAAGTGCCGAAGGAAACAGACTTCTCCAGCTGGGACCCCAAGAGCCAGTAGGGCATGAAGAAGCCAacacaggaggcagcagcacagaggaaggagaggaaggccCAGACGATGCCAGCACAGGTGAGGCTGGAGGCCATCTTTGTATCTGTTCCAAGACCCCTCAAGACGGGAAGACACAAAAGTAACTGTGTATTTTAGAGGAGCTTTATGGATAATCCGGAATCTCTCAGCCTTGACAAATCCTCACACTGGGAGAAGCTTGGATCCTGAGAGCCGGGGGTATATTTCCTCCCATCATGAAGTCAAAGGTCCCTAATTAaataacaaaacacaaaaaaggaggaaaatacaAGTTCAGTAATGCTGACATTAGAAAAGAATATTTGTCTGCCAGAatgcttttccttcctaggaGACTTCTGAATAAGTCATGTCACTTTTCTGTCCCACCCTTGCAAGCAGACCCTACAATCGTTCTCAGTGACACCAGCTTCTGTGGTCAGTGTGATGGTGGcagccagcagcccagctggaacaggctgctgtGCACTTCCAGGAATGCTCTGCAGCCACCTTCAGGGGTCTCCTGTGTACTTGCCTCACTTTTCTCCACTCTAAGTCCCAATCTTTCCAGTACTGATAGAAAAAACAGATAAGGTTTTTCTTATCCTTAGTTAGCTAGACCTTCCTCCTACAATGCCTCAAGAACATACCTCACTTTATAGATGGTCCTGCAGCTTCAGTGCAAAACCACCAACAGCAGCTAAGGCATTTCAAGCTCAGACTCTTGAGATACAGGTAAAATTTATTAACACATCCCCAAAAGAAGTGATATGAGATGACATTTTTCCCAGCACTCCAAGTTGTTTGGCATCCCTGTGCAAAAAGAGCCTTTTATTACTTGATGTCCCAAAGTGCCAGGAACCTGAACTCCAGGTGGTCTTCTGGTAAGTGAAGACATTGCCACATCTTTTGGATTCACCTCTACACAACCTCAAGGGGCACACAGTTAAAACACAGAGGTCTCTCTTAATATTCCTGCTTGCATTCagcccagctcttcccagctcAAACCCAGGGGCCATAACCCCTTTGTATCCTTCTCAGACAGCTCCCAGCCTCTCAGCTCAGTATCCGTGTGCCCAAGTGCATTTGACTGACACAGAAACCTACATGCTGTTCCCAGAGGCTGGGGGTGTATTTCTAGTTAAATTCATGTTGGATCATTATTCTAACTGCATTTGTAAATTTATGATCATTTCTCACAGTTGCTGCCAAATTAATTCTGATAGCTATTTACAGGGGCTTTTTCTTCTAAGCGTGATTAGACGCCAATCAGTGAATCCAATTCATGAAAAGGCAATAAAATGAATACTACTTCAGCACAAGGAGGGAACTTAGAAAAAGTCTGTATGTGAAATTAGCCATGTGCACTACACAAAagttttgtttacttttaaaacACTAAGAAAAGGAAGTCTCTTCTGTAATATTAAAAAGGCCTATACTGCTACTGAAGAAGAGTTCACCTATCTACCCGTTGAAATGTCTTTCAACCTGCAAACTGCCAAAACCCCCTGGGGATAAAAACTTGCCACAGAGGCATGGGGGGGACACCATTTCTTCAGAAGCATCACCTAGAGAAGGAACTGTCTGTGTCTTGGCGTGGCACCAAAAGTCTAAGCCAAAGTGGGTCACAGCACTTAGGGGAGACCATTCCCTGAATCGCAGGAGGAGGTGCATCTGGAAATAGGGGACAACATGGAGAGTCCCAGGGTATGACCCGGCAAATCCTGCGGCTCCAACGAGGCAGCAGCTTGGGCTCCCTGGAGCCCGCCAGCTCACAGCCTGGGCGCTCTCCCGGGAGGCGGGCTCACCCCTCCGGCCCCGAAACCCCGCTCCCCGCCCTCCAGGGGTAGGAGGGGGCGGCCGAGAGATACGGCTTCCCCCGAGGGAAGGCGGCGGCCGGGAACCAAAACTCGTCGGGGTGATGCCAGGGAAAAGCTACGGGCGAGCGGGCGCAGCGCCCGCGGAGCCTGCACGGTGGGGGAGTGCCGGGCGGGGGTGCAGGGGACCTGGGAGGCACAGGGGATCCGAGAGACGCGGGAGGAGAAAGGACTGTAGGGACAGGGGGTCCAACAGGAGCAGAATGGGAGGGAAAGTTGATGCAGCCGGGGACGGGCTGGAAAGGCAGAGGTGCCGAGAGTGTGGGGAATCCCAGTACCCAAGAGGACGGAGAGCCGGgaagcggcggggccgggaaGGGAAAGCGGTCCGGGGTGTCAGGGAGATAGGGGAAAGACGGGGGCCCGGGAGAGGAAGGATGTGAGGGCTGGGAATCCGAACAGGGAAGGGAATCTAGAGGGTCCGGTGCAACGGGCAAGGATGCGGCCAGGCTGGGTGTCAGAGCGGGGAAAGGGAAcgcaggagggagagagggtCCGCGGATGCAGGGGATGTGGCAGTGCAGGGTAGGGAGGGGTCGGGGAGGGAAAGGACGTTCTGAAGGCTGGAGGATCCGGACTCATGAACGTACCGGGAGCGACGGAGGGCAGCGGTTAGAGAaaggaaggggctgcagggggtCCGTGAGGGGCAGGGGATTCAGCCGCGCATGGAGTGCCGGAGAGCCGGTgtctggaaggagcaggagcggCGAAGGGTCCAAGAGTGCCAGGATGGGGGCAGGCGCGGTGCCGGGGAGCGAAGGGCTACTTACGGACACGCCGGGCGTGGAGGCTCCCGCCGCGGCTGCCGGGAGCACATgggcgcggggccggcgggcggTGGCCGCCCCGAGCGACTCTACCGCGGTCCCGGCGCGGAGGCGACGCGGGTGCTCCAGGCGGGCGGGACCGGGAGCGGGAccctccccagcccggcccgTCCTTTCCTCTGCGCGCTCCTCTCTCCCCCCGTTCGGTTCCTCGGGAGGCAGCGCTCTCCGCCGCCTCTCCTCCCCCTTCCCCGCCACCGCCTCCCCGGGCGGGACCCGCCGCGCTCGGCGCAGTtgcggggccgcggccggggccgggggcgagGGGCCGGGCGGCAGCGGCGAGCGGGAGAGCGGGGGCGCGTCCCCGAGCCCtcgcggggcggggcggggcggtgGTCCCGGCCCGCGGGGTCGCTGCGGGGCTGGGTCCCGCTTCCCGAGCCCGCCCTGCACTGCCACGGGAGGGGCTCGGGTCCGGGGCCGGAGCGGTGGTCCCGGCGCCGGGctggggcgggggcggggagcGCTGCGGCGTCGCCGGGCTCGGCCGCTCAGTGCGGGGTGCAAGGGGCGGTGAAGCCGGGCACGGAGAGGGGGAAAGAGCAGGAGACGAGAGGGGGGAAAGACAGCGGAGAAGGAGTAttggaaggaaagggggaaggCTGCAGTCCTTACATGGGAAAATATGGGCTAATCTCCTGATGGTGTGCGTGTGATAAGAACTGTGTCTGTCTCTGCATGCGAGCTGCTGATCCAGCATTTTGATCGCAACAGTTCCCGAGTTGGTCTACAGCGAGAGTAAATGTGATCACAGTACCAAGCAGCTCCTCCCGGATGGGTTAGGTCAAGCGGAGAGACAGCAGCTTCAGCCCTTTCCCAAAGTGTCTTAAGTGGGAAAGTTTTGAGGAGCTTTTGCCTTCTGCACAGCGAGCCTCTGGGAGAAAAAGACATTTCCaattctgttttttcctctACGCCCAGAAACGTGAATATATTTCTCAGATACAAGACAATTTTATGACAGGTTTAAATTATGTCAGCACCAGACATGCAAAATCTCTTTGGTAATGTTTCTTTTACAGTCCTGGCGTGTAATTTAAACACCAttcattaatattattaatgCAAAATGGAAGTGAGGTTTATTGCACTCAGTCTGCATTTACACCATTTAATAGTAACAGCAGCTATTTTCAGAATTGAATTACAAAGCCactttattgtatttttaaaattagacttccatttttttccctgtaatgCAAAGTCTTAAAATCAGAATATTACTGAAAATGCATACTTTCTCAAGGGATAAGAAATGGATTGGAAAGTATCTAGCATGATCAAGTTTTCCACCCTAACATTTCAAGTGTATTTAAGGAAATGTGCTTCAAAAAATCAAAGAAGTGGGTTAAATGTAGGCTGAATGATAGAATATATGCAATAAAATACTCCACAAGGAGGACAATGAAGGCATAACCCCAAAGCAGCCGTACCCACAGCTGACTACCCCTAGGCTACATCCACCTACTGTACATCTATATTAGCAAGTAATGTAGATCAATCTGGTGTTGGATCTCATCGTGTTGAGGGCCTAAATTATGTTCACacttttccacagctttttcttcagTTTCACTCTAGGTTGGGTCTGTGAACTGAGGGTCCCATGAGAACTCAGAGTGCATCTGATGCACTCCTGGCACCTGTCTTCTGCTATATTGCTATCTGGATCCACTCTGTGTACTCACCTCTGCTGGGCAAAATAAAACGTGGTAAGTGAGGTTGATCTGGAGATTCACTTCAAAAGCATGCCCTTGATCCACACCAAAACATGAAAGTGGATGTGCCCACGGGGTGTCTGACAGAAAGGGAG
Coding sequences within it:
- the LHFPL6 gene encoding LHFPL tetraspan subfamily member 6 protein, with translation MASSLTCAGIVWAFLSFLCAAASCVGFFMPYWLLGSQLEKSVSFGTFRRCSYPVRDESRQMTVMVEQCGRYASFQAIPSAEWRICTVVTGLGCGLLLLVALTALMGCCVSELISRTVGRVAGGIQFLGGLLIGSGCALYPLGWDSEEVRQTCGNLSNQFELGTCHIGWAYYCTGGGAAAAMLVCTWLACFSGKKQKQYPY